In a single window of the Methanolobus psychrophilus R15 genome:
- a CDS encoding cell surface protein has protein sequence MGGHDGSYKNDVWRLTTAGSSGQDPSHTYTEAGTYQVALQAYNSEGYNSTIRTDYITVAIAPVADFGADVTSGAVPLAVNFTDTSSNAPTSWEWSFGDGNTSTDQNPTHIYVSAGTYNVSLNVTNVGGSNVSTQLSYITTAITPVANFSADVTSGAVPLTVNFTDQSINAPTSWYWNFGDGNTSTDQNPAHTYVAAGIYNVSLNATNVGGSNVSTQTNYITTAYVPVAGFTSNVTSGAAPLAVSFTDQSTNATAWYWDFGDGITSALQNPTHTYMDVGTYNVSLTAINAVSGNNSLAETDYITVAIAPVSNFTADVTSGAVPLAVTFTDQSTNSPISWFWDFGDGTNSTTQNPSHTYTSVGTYTVTLNASNVGGSNISTQSNYITAAITPVSGFTADVTSGAIPLAVSFTDQSTNSPTSWFWEFGDGTSPQMLLDGTGISATVTYLLSRTRRIHTRM, from the coding sequence ATGGGCGGTCATGACGGCAGCTATAAGAATGACGTGTGGCGCTTAACAACCGCCGGTTCCTCGGGACAGGACCCTTCTCATACTTATACTGAGGCTGGAACCTATCAGGTGGCACTGCAGGCATATAATTCTGAAGGATACAACAGTACCATACGGACGGATTACATCACTGTTGCCATTGCTCCAGTAGCAGACTTTGGTGCTGATGTCACTTCCGGTGCTGTTCCTTTGGCTGTGAACTTTACCGACACTTCCTCCAATGCTCCCACTAGCTGGGAATGGAGCTTCGGTGACGGTAATACATCTACAGATCAGAACCCGACACATATTTACGTGTCAGCAGGCACTTATAACGTCAGTTTGAATGTGACCAACGTAGGCGGCAGTAATGTCAGCACTCAGTTGTCTTACATTACCACAGCAATAACTCCTGTTGCCAACTTCAGTGCTGATGTCACATCAGGTGCTGTTCCCCTGACCGTAAACTTCACCGATCAGTCCATCAATGCTCCGACATCATGGTATTGGAACTTTGGTGACGGCAACACCTCTACAGATCAGAACCCGGCACATACTTACGTCGCTGCAGGCATCTATAACGTCAGCCTGAATGCAACAAATGTGGGTGGCAGCAACGTCAGCACGCAAACCAATTACATCACAACAGCCTATGTCCCGGTTGCTGGTTTCACGTCCAACGTTACTTCCGGTGCAGCTCCGCTTGCCGTGAGTTTCACAGATCAGTCCACTAACGCAACTGCATGGTACTGGGATTTCGGAGATGGGATTACATCCGCTCTCCAGAACCCGACCCACACATACATGGATGTAGGTACCTACAATGTCAGCCTTACTGCAATAAATGCAGTCAGTGGGAATAACTCCCTGGCAGAAACCGATTATATCACAGTTGCTATCGCTCCGGTTTCCAATTTCACTGCCGATGTCACATCGGGTGCAGTTCCGCTTGCCGTTACTTTTACTGATCAATCGACCAATTCTCCAATCTCCTGGTTCTGGGACTTTGGTGACGGGACTAACTCAACCACTCAGAATCCAAGCCATACATACACAAGTGTAGGTACTTACACTGTAACTTTGAATGCAAGTAACGTAGGTGGAAGCAATATCAGCACACAGAGTAACTACATCACTGCAGCAATTACTCCAGTGTCCGGTTTCACCGCAGATGTTACTTCCGGTGCAATTCCACTCGCTGTAAGCTTCACAGATCAGTCCACCAATTCCCCTACCTCCTGGTTCTGGGAATTTGGTGACGGTACCAGTCCACAAATGCTACTGGATGGTACTGGGATTTCGGCGACGGTAACGTATCTGCTCTCCAGAACCCGACGCATACATACACGGATGTAG
- a CDS encoding cadherin: MSYITVSSASSGSGSRASVSPGQPPESTTSTYTAVRHVIGGTSVEYDFSGTGSPVISISFDAKDNKGLVVANVQVLSSTPEGISTPSGNPYQLMSIDVGSQGTISSHNANNILIHFKVSREWIRENNIDVSTIRMTRYHDGQWNDMPTYQEREEDDHIYFYAETPGFSIFSVVGDELGTTEGEKTADAALFEEATEVPLETEDKNTPGFTGLMGLLFVAVACVVSRRSRL; this comes from the coding sequence ATGAGCTACATCACCGTAAGCTCCGCAAGTTCCGGTTCAGGCAGCCGTGCATCGGTAAGCCCGGGTCAGCCGCCTGAAAGTACCACATCCACTTACACTGCCGTTAGGCATGTCATTGGAGGCACCAGCGTTGAGTATGATTTCTCCGGCACAGGCAGTCCTGTGATCAGCATAAGCTTTGACGCAAAGGACAACAAGGGACTTGTGGTTGCCAATGTACAGGTACTTTCCAGTACACCGGAAGGCATTTCCACCCCTTCGGGTAACCCCTACCAGCTGATGAGCATCGATGTTGGAAGCCAGGGTACTATCTCAAGCCACAACGCTAACAACATCCTCATCCATTTCAAGGTAAGCCGGGAATGGATAAGAGAGAACAACATCGATGTTTCCACCATCCGCATGACGCGGTATCATGACGGCCAGTGGAATGACATGCCGACATATCAGGAAAGAGAAGAAGACGATCACATCTACTTCTATGCTGAAACACCCGGATTCTCCATTTTCAGTGTCGTCGGCGACGAGCTAGGAACAACCGAGGGAGAGAAAACTGCAGATGCAGCACTCTTTGAAGAAGCAACAGAAGTCCCCTTAGAAACAGAGGACAAAAACACTCCTGGATTCACCGGATTGATGGGACTGCTCTTTGTAGCGGTTGCCTGTGTGGTAAGCAGAAGGTCCAGACTTTAA
- a CDS encoding RNA-binding S4: MRLDAYLVETGHFKSRARAKTAILEGKVTVGGTIVKKPSKDIIAGKEVLVEEGQDMPKGYFKLKRIQEATGMISSKDSVLDLGSSAGGFVLYASEIAAKVRGVEFSRDFRTELRKIEHEKDNVSIVFADVFHTPLEELSPEPVDVLLIDMTLEPLDSVQALERVSPLLKTGGKLLLVIKISNIEDSHPFIEMVEDGGFRILNVIDPEQMEIYVIGEKESS; encoded by the coding sequence ATGAGACTGGATGCATATCTTGTGGAGACTGGTCATTTCAAGTCACGTGCAAGGGCAAAGACTGCAATTCTGGAAGGAAAGGTCACAGTCGGGGGCACTATCGTGAAGAAGCCCTCAAAGGACATAATCGCCGGGAAAGAGGTCCTAGTAGAGGAGGGCCAGGATATGCCAAAAGGCTACTTCAAGCTTAAAAGGATACAGGAAGCCACTGGCATGATCAGCAGCAAGGATAGCGTCCTTGACTTGGGATCGAGTGCCGGGGGATTCGTGCTCTATGCCTCAGAGATAGCTGCGAAGGTAAGGGGTGTTGAGTTCAGCAGGGATTTCAGGACCGAGCTTAGGAAGATAGAACATGAGAAGGATAACGTATCGATCGTATTTGCAGATGTGTTCCATACCCCTCTTGAGGAACTCTCACCTGAGCCGGTGGACGTGCTGCTTATTGATATGACCCTCGAGCCGCTTGATTCGGTCCAGGCCCTGGAGAGAGTCTCCCCTCTGCTAAAGACAGGTGGTAAGCTTTTGCTGGTCATCAAGATATCAAATATAGAAGACAGCCATCCATTCATTGAAATGGTAGAGGACGGCGGGTTCAGGATACTGAATGTTATAGATCCGGAACAGATGGAGATTTACGTCATCGGTGAGAAAGAGAGCAGCTGA